A single region of the Acetivibrio cellulolyticus CD2 genome encodes:
- a CDS encoding aspartate carbamoyltransferase catalytic subunit, whose protein sequence is MILKSKDLLGLKDLTSEEIEHILNTARTMKLIVTSKNKKTPHLQGKSIITLFYENSTRTRLSFELASKYMSASAANVSASSSSVSKGETLIDTGKTIDMMGTDVVIIRHPMSGAPHLLARNINASVINAGDGMNEHPTQALLDMFTIIEKKGSLKGLKVAIIGDVYHSRVARSNIWGMTKLGAEVCVAGPSTLLPPEIEKTGVKAFNTVQEALIDADVVMGLRIQLERQKKGLFPSIREYSRFFGLDEKRLKLAKEDALVMHPGPVNRGVELSSSVVDGDKSLINEQVQNGVAVRMALLYLLTRRDSSENIN, encoded by the coding sequence ATGATTTTAAAGTCAAAAGATCTGTTAGGACTTAAGGATCTTACAAGCGAAGAAATTGAACACATTTTAAACACGGCAAGGACTATGAAGCTTATTGTTACATCAAAAAACAAGAAGACTCCACACCTTCAGGGAAAGTCTATAATAACTTTGTTTTATGAAAACAGTACCAGGACAAGATTGTCTTTTGAACTCGCGTCGAAGTACATGAGTGCAAGTGCTGCAAACGTGTCTGCTTCAAGCAGCAGTGTATCTAAAGGTGAGACACTTATTGATACTGGAAAGACAATAGATATGATGGGAACAGATGTTGTTATCATAAGGCACCCAATGTCCGGAGCACCGCATCTTCTTGCCAGGAATATCAATGCTTCGGTTATTAATGCAGGTGACGGAATGAATGAACATCCTACCCAGGCACTGCTTGATATGTTTACAATAATCGAAAAGAAGGGAAGTTTGAAAGGTTTAAAAGTTGCTATTATTGGAGATGTGTATCATAGCAGGGTTGCCAGAAGTAATATATGGGGAATGACAAAACTTGGAGCTGAAGTTTGTGTGGCTGGTCCATCAACCTTACTGCCGCCGGAAATTGAGAAAACAGGAGTTAAAGCGTTTAATACGGTTCAGGAGGCATTGATTGATGCTGACGTGGTTATGGGACTTAGAATTCAGCTTGAAAGGCAGAAAAAAGGGCTGTTCCCAAGTATAAGGGAGTATTCAAGATTCTTCGGACTTGATGAAAAGCGGCTGAAGCTTGCCAAGGAAGATGCGCTTGTAATGCATCCTGGTCCTGTAAACAGGGGAGTGGAATTGTCATCTAGTGTTGTAGACGGTGACAAGTCGCTTATAAATGAACAGGTTCAAAATGGAGTAGCTGTCAGAATGGCACTGTTGTATCTTTTGACAAGGAGGGATTCTAGTGAGAACATTAATTAA
- the pyrR gene encoding bifunctional pyr operon transcriptional regulator/uracil phosphoribosyltransferase PyrR, translated as MVDKAEIMDESGIIRAVTRIAHEIIEKNKGVENIVLIGIQRRGVPLAKMIAEKIKGVEGKEVPVGILDITLYRDDLSMLAEHPIINGTEINFSVNGKEIILIDDVIYTGRTARAAIDAIMDIGRPKMIQLAVLVDRGHRELPIRADYVGKNVPTSKFEVVNVKLYDVDKVNIVTISDIEKGISH; from the coding sequence ATGGTTGATAAAGCTGAAATAATGGATGAAAGTGGAATAATTAGAGCTGTTACAAGAATAGCTCACGAAATTATTGAGAAGAATAAGGGTGTAGAGAATATTGTTCTCATTGGTATTCAGCGAAGAGGTGTGCCTCTTGCAAAAATGATTGCTGAAAAAATAAAGGGTGTTGAGGGTAAAGAGGTTCCTGTAGGAATTTTGGACATAACACTTTATAGAGATGATTTAAGTATGTTGGCAGAACATCCAATAATAAACGGCACAGAAATAAATTTCTCTGTTAATGGTAAGGAGATTATACTGATTGATGATGTAATATACACAGGTAGAACAGCTAGGGCTGCAATAGATGCAATTATGGATATTGGCAGACCGAAAATGATTCAGCTTGCTGTTTTGGTTGATAGAGGACATAGAGAACTTCCTATCCGAGCTGATTATGTTGGGAAAAATGTTCCAACTTCTAAGTTTGAGGTAGTAAATGTTAAATTATATGATGTTGATAAGGTGAATATTGTTACGATCAGTGATATTGAAAAAGGAATCAGTCATTAG
- a CDS encoding TIGR04086 family membrane protein encodes MTNKTSQTAKNIISEHANIVSMIKGIAIAYLITIPLFMVFSFFLTYMDFPEKFLPSAVIITTLISIIIAGWSSTCRVQSRGWMNGGIIGFLYMAILFLVSSLTYRDFSVNSHVIIMLVAGVLTGSIGGILGINLRREPKLRSGR; translated from the coding sequence ATGACAAACAAAACGAGCCAGACGGCCAAAAATATTATAAGTGAGCATGCCAATATAGTATCAATGATTAAAGGCATTGCTATTGCATACTTAATCACGATACCGCTATTCATGGTTTTTTCATTCTTTCTAACCTATATGGATTTCCCGGAAAAGTTTCTTCCGTCAGCGGTGATTATTACGACCTTAATCAGCATAATAATAGCTGGCTGGTCTTCTACCTGCAGAGTGCAGAGCAGAGGTTGGATGAATGGAGGGATTATAGGTTTTTTGTATATGGCTATCCTGTTCCTTGTTAGCAGTCTGACATATAGAGATTTTTCGGTCAACAGTCATGTTATAATAATGTTGGTTGCCGGTGTTCTTACAGGTTCAATTGGCGGAATATTGGGAATAAATTTAAGAAGAGAGCCTAAGCTAAGGTCGGGTAGATAA
- a CDS encoding YcdB/YcdC domain-containing protein — protein sequence MKTKMALFVALIMIITVSIPGFVFAASDPGLESAIKSAKQMFDIPEDYNNFSYSVRTEGDTKIWDLNWSSKSDNGSSIQITIDNTGDILNYYNYKNTNYENIKKLPAISKSAAQTKAEETVKKLNPDIFSSLKPMENSQSMSINESCYSFGYERTYNGIPFPQNGISIYIDKQTGEVQNYNKTWIKNITFPSSEKAISLKEAQEAYIKNLGLRLTYQTSTDEGSLKVFGAYVPVYNSSYYIDALTGERVNLEQYYYGGRYGDEKLKYNVAFSTTAGDIILTPEEIEAVEEVSKLISQENAEKIARELKILELDETFTLQSASLFKGWSGIKGYQWELYFTKSNDKDYRNVNVAIDATTGEITSFYTGYPSSEDSTPKYDKDAAKKAVEEFLKQFQANKFKETQYEEINNYPGTYPADYKPTNFWFKYERTVNGIPVPENNISVEFDAISGKITNYGLAWFDTKFPSLDNAVAIDDIYEIFFKDIGLKLQYTTGNSDIIYTKESGQNATVQKEAKLVYTVNPDKPSSLDALTGVILDSYGKPYEEKKQLEYTDISGHYAQKEIELLAQAGIGLEGPELKPNEQIKQKDFLLLISQVISNGYRFYGKTTLANTDETEDLYKLLIQEGIIKENEKNPEGSLTREDSVKFVVRALKYEKVAALSDIFNCKFKDKNEISPDLIGHVVIAKGLKIINGHGDYFRPKAKLKKADALIIIYNYLQI from the coding sequence ATGAAAACAAAAATGGCGCTATTTGTTGCGCTAATCATGATTATTACTGTATCCATACCCGGTTTTGTATTTGCTGCAAGTGATCCTGGGCTTGAAAGTGCAATTAAGTCAGCAAAGCAAATGTTTGATATCCCCGAAGACTATAACAATTTTTCTTATAGTGTCAGAACTGAAGGCGATACAAAGATATGGGATCTTAACTGGAGCTCAAAAAGCGATAACGGTTCAAGCATCCAGATAACAATTGATAACACTGGAGATATATTAAACTATTATAATTACAAGAATACAAACTACGAAAACATTAAAAAGCTCCCGGCAATAAGTAAATCTGCTGCTCAAACTAAAGCTGAAGAAACTGTTAAAAAACTGAATCCTGATATTTTTAGCAGCTTAAAGCCGATGGAAAATAGTCAAAGTATGTCTATTAATGAAAGTTGCTATTCTTTTGGCTATGAAAGAACATACAACGGCATCCCGTTTCCACAAAACGGAATAAGTATATACATAGACAAACAGACTGGTGAAGTTCAGAATTACAACAAAACATGGATAAAAAACATTACCTTTCCTTCAAGCGAAAAAGCCATAAGTCTTAAGGAAGCCCAAGAGGCATATATTAAGAACCTCGGTCTTAGGCTTACATACCAGACCTCTACTGATGAAGGCAGTTTAAAAGTATTCGGAGCATATGTACCTGTATATAATTCAAGCTATTATATTGATGCTTTAACAGGTGAAAGGGTAAATTTAGAGCAATATTATTACGGTGGGAGATACGGAGATGAAAAACTTAAGTACAATGTCGCCTTCAGTACTACTGCAGGAGATATCATACTCACGCCTGAAGAAATAGAGGCGGTAGAAGAAGTCTCAAAACTTATCAGCCAGGAAAATGCAGAAAAGATAGCTAGAGAATTAAAGATTCTCGAACTTGATGAAACCTTCACCCTACAAAGCGCAAGTCTTTTTAAAGGTTGGTCTGGAATAAAAGGCTACCAGTGGGAACTGTATTTTACCAAGTCAAATGATAAAGACTACAGGAATGTAAATGTCGCTATTGATGCTACTACCGGGGAGATAACAAGCTTTTACACAGGTTATCCAAGCAGTGAAGACAGTACTCCCAAATATGACAAGGATGCTGCAAAAAAAGCTGTCGAGGAGTTTTTAAAACAATTTCAAGCAAATAAGTTTAAAGAAACTCAATATGAAGAAATAAATAACTACCCAGGCACTTACCCTGCTGATTATAAGCCTACAAACTTTTGGTTTAAATATGAAAGAACTGTAAACGGTATCCCTGTTCCTGAAAATAATATTTCTGTTGAATTTGATGCTATATCAGGTAAGATTACAAACTACGGTTTAGCATGGTTTGATACAAAATTCCCTTCCCTGGACAATGCTGTTGCCATCGATGACATCTATGAAATTTTCTTTAAGGACATTGGATTGAAACTTCAGTATACAACAGGAAATTCAGATATTATTTACACTAAAGAATCGGGCCAAAATGCAACAGTTCAGAAGGAAGCAAAGTTGGTATACACTGTAAATCCCGACAAACCCTCAAGCCTTGATGCTTTAACTGGGGTGATTTTAGATTCATATGGAAAACCTTACGAAGAGAAAAAGCAATTGGAATACACTGATATTTCGGGACATTATGCTCAAAAAGAAATTGAGCTTCTTGCGCAAGCAGGTATTGGCCTTGAAGGACCAGAACTAAAACCAAATGAACAAATCAAGCAAAAGGACTTCCTGCTATTAATATCACAAGTAATCAGCAACGGATATCGTTTTTATGGAAAAACTACCCTGGCCAATACTGATGAAACAGAGGATCTTTATAAATTACTAATACAAGAAGGTATCATAAAAGAGAATGAAAAAAATCCTGAAGGATCTTTGACAAGAGAGGACAGCGTCAAATTTGTAGTAAGGGCATTAAAGTATGAAAAAGTAGCTGCACTGAGCGACATTTTTAATTGTAAATTTAAAGACAAGAACGAAATAAGCCCTGATCTCATTGGACACGTAGTGATTGCTAAAGGACTTAAGATTATAAACGGCCACGGAGATTACTTCAGACCAAAGGCAAAACTAAAAAAAGCAGACGCACTAATTATAATATACAATTACCTGCAAATTTAA
- a CDS encoding carbohydrate-binding protein, which yields MGFFDFFYNNDALKNLNKSSENTRENASRFQPFNEEFSMDMTTEPYGTNIKELDNSYSSSGVEIHDTRNTLRVLYSGILAKNGAKEIYAVIGYGDNLNWENVQEYPMHKLSNKKYELIFPVNRAGEINMAFKDSANNWDNNSGRNFTFTNYVYEGSH from the coding sequence ATGGGCTTTTTTGATTTTTTCTATAATAATGATGCGTTGAAAAACCTAAATAAATCGAGTGAGAATACACGTGAAAATGCTTCAAGGTTTCAGCCGTTTAATGAAGAGTTCTCAATGGATATGACTACAGAACCCTATGGTACCAATATAAAAGAATTGGACAATTCTTATTCAAGCAGCGGTGTTGAAATTCATGATACCAGAAACACTCTTAGGGTGTTGTACAGCGGTATATTAGCTAAAAATGGCGCTAAAGAGATATATGCAGTTATAGGATATGGTGATAATCTGAACTGGGAAAATGTTCAAGAGTATCCTATGCACAAGCTGTCAAACAAAAAATATGAGTTAATTTTCCCGGTGAACAGGGCAGGAGAAATAAATATGGCCTTCAAAGATTCGGCAAATAACTGGGATAACAATTCAGGAAGAAACTTTACATTTACTAACTATGTTTACGAGGGCAGCCATTAG
- the yajC gene encoding preprotein translocase subunit YajC has translation MQGVQQIISALLLPVAFIAIMYFMIFMPQKKKDKARKDMQDSIKDGDEVVTIGGIIGKVVNVKDDEITIETGVAKTQLKLLRFAIDSITTPEKK, from the coding sequence ATGCAAGGTGTTCAGCAAATAATCAGCGCTTTGTTGCTGCCAGTGGCATTCATTGCAATTATGTATTTCATGATATTCATGCCACAAAAAAAGAAAGACAAGGCAAGGAAGGATATGCAAGATTCCATCAAAGATGGGGATGAGGTAGTAACAATCGGTGGAATAATAGGCAAAGTAGTAAATGTTAAAGATGATGAGATTACAATTGAAACTGGCGTTGCAAAAACACAGTTAAAGCTTTTAAGGTTTGCAATTGATAGTATTACAACACCGGAAAAGAAATAA
- the tgt gene encoding tRNA guanosine(34) transglycosylase Tgt, with the protein MSAIRYELIKKCKQTGARLGRVHTPHGYFDTPAFMPVGTQATVKGMSPDELKIIEAQIILSNTYHLYMRPGQDIVKEAGGLHGFMNWDRPILTDSGGFQVFSLSDLRNIKEEGVTFKSHIDGSKHFFTPEMATKVQNDLGADIIMAFDECIPYPADFNYAKNSLERTTRWAKRCKDTHKNTDKQALFGIVQGGMYKELRQQSAYELLELDFPGYAIGGLSVGEPAEEMYAMLDCTVPLLPQDKPRYLMGVGSPDYLIEGALRGIDMFDCVLPTRIGRNGTVLTSKGKVIIRDAAYARDYSTLDPECDCYCCRNFSRAYIRHLLKTGEVLGIRLTTWHNLRFLLNLMENVRKAIMEDRLGDFKNEFFSKFGYK; encoded by the coding sequence ATGAGCGCAATTAGATATGAATTGATTAAAAAATGTAAACAGACGGGAGCAAGATTGGGAAGGGTACATACGCCGCATGGGTATTTTGATACACCTGCATTTATGCCTGTGGGAACTCAGGCAACGGTTAAGGGTATGTCGCCTGATGAGCTTAAGATTATTGAGGCCCAGATTATATTAAGCAATACATATCACCTTTATATGAGACCTGGTCAGGATATTGTGAAGGAAGCCGGCGGATTGCACGGGTTTATGAATTGGGATAGACCAATTTTGACTGACAGCGGAGGTTTTCAGGTATTTAGCCTTAGTGATTTGAGAAATATCAAAGAGGAAGGTGTTACTTTCAAGTCTCACATTGACGGATCAAAACACTTTTTTACTCCTGAGATGGCAACGAAGGTACAGAATGATCTGGGAGCAGATATAATTATGGCTTTTGATGAATGTATACCTTATCCTGCGGATTTCAACTATGCGAAAAACTCTCTCGAGAGAACTACCAGATGGGCAAAAAGGTGCAAAGATACTCATAAAAATACTGATAAACAGGCACTTTTCGGAATAGTACAGGGGGGAATGTACAAGGAACTCAGGCAGCAAAGTGCTTATGAACTTTTAGAGCTTGATTTCCCGGGCTATGCAATTGGAGGGTTGAGTGTAGGAGAGCCAGCAGAAGAAATGTATGCTATGCTTGACTGTACAGTACCACTACTCCCTCAAGACAAACCAAGATATCTTATGGGTGTTGGTAGCCCGGATTACTTGATAGAAGGTGCACTAAGAGGAATAGACATGTTTGACTGTGTTCTTCCAACCCGTATTGGGAGAAACGGGACTGTTCTTACAAGCAAAGGAAAAGTTATAATCAGAGATGCTGCTTATGCCAGAGATTATTCCACGCTAGATCCTGAGTGTGATTGCTATTGCTGCAGGAATTTTTCAAGGGCTTATATCAGGCACTTGTTAAAAACAGGAGAGGTCTTAGGAATAAGACTTACTACATGGCATAACTTAAGATTCTTGCTTAACTTGATGGAAAATGTTAGAAAGGCTATAATGGAAGATAGACTTGGAGATTTCAAAAATGAGTTTTTTAGTAAATTTGGCTATAAATAA
- the queA gene encoding tRNA preQ1(34) S-adenosylmethionine ribosyltransferase-isomerase QueA has product MRVSEFFYDLPEELIAQEPLQDRKQSRLMVVDRKTGEIEHRIFKDIIEYLNTGDCLVLNDTRVIPARLLGEKEDTGGKIEFVLLKNTGGDIWEVILKPGRRAKPGSRFVFGNGELKAEIIDVVEEGNRLVRFEYEGVFEQILDRVGIMPLPPYITKKLEDKERYQTVYSKHKGSAAAPTAGLHFTTELLEKIKEKGIEIAYVTLHVGLGTFRPVKVENILEHKMHSEYYNLKEEDCNKINNTRKNGGKIIAVGTTSCRVIETIGDEFGALKPQSGWTDIFIYPGYNFKVVDKLITNFHLPESTLLMLVSALAGRDTIMKAYNEAVNEKYRFFSFGDAMFIK; this is encoded by the coding sequence ATGAGAGTTAGTGAATTTTTCTATGATCTGCCGGAAGAACTTATTGCTCAGGAACCTTTGCAGGATAGGAAACAATCCCGTTTAATGGTGGTTGACAGAAAAACGGGTGAGATTGAGCATAGAATATTTAAAGATATAATAGAATATTTGAATACGGGCGATTGCCTGGTTTTAAACGATACAAGAGTTATCCCTGCCAGACTTCTTGGGGAGAAGGAAGATACAGGCGGTAAGATTGAATTTGTACTTTTGAAAAATACCGGCGGGGATATATGGGAAGTGATATTGAAGCCCGGAAGAAGGGCTAAGCCAGGTTCGAGGTTTGTGTTTGGAAATGGAGAGCTTAAGGCTGAAATTATAGATGTAGTAGAAGAAGGAAACAGGCTTGTTAGATTTGAGTACGAGGGAGTATTCGAACAGATATTAGATAGAGTTGGAATAATGCCTCTGCCGCCATATATAACAAAAAAGCTTGAAGACAAGGAGAGATATCAGACGGTATATTCCAAGCACAAAGGTTCTGCAGCGGCTCCAACTGCCGGCTTGCATTTTACAACGGAGCTTTTGGAGAAAATTAAGGAAAAAGGCATAGAAATTGCTTATGTTACTCTGCATGTAGGACTTGGAACTTTTAGACCTGTGAAAGTTGAAAATATACTTGAGCATAAAATGCATAGTGAGTACTATAATTTGAAGGAAGAGGACTGTAACAAAATCAATAACACAAGGAAAAATGGCGGAAAGATTATAGCAGTGGGAACGACAAGCTGCAGGGTTATTGAGACAATTGGGGATGAATTTGGCGCTTTAAAGCCCCAGAGCGGATGGACGGATATTTTTATTTATCCTGGCTACAATTTTAAAGTAGTAGATAAATTGATAACAAATTTTCATCTGCCAGAATCAACACTGCTGATGCTGGTGAGTGCATTAGCCGGCAGGGATACAATTATGAAAGCATATAATGAAGCAGTAAATGAAAAATACAGGTTCTTCAGTTTTGGAGATGCCATGTTTATAAAATAG
- a CDS encoding SpoIID/LytB domain-containing protein, whose amino-acid sequence MLGEFCHRDIEFMQEECVHKARLFHFKNAIFILLPLIISFLMCNVCWAYSGVPGQVRIGLYFNDDKTKQYTALSSFTVDSESGLQIGSYSDSGFTVLTEETTNNAIIIRKDAFYVNNKGTLTEYSPESAAIPDGEKIGAYHANLGGSYDSYYAMTAQLEEYKKNGIDAYPVFSDTWQIWSGFYLDENAAQVALGGIADYSVIPPSSKRIVILSSDGQVKLMYDSVNGAFRVYPHEGGSPSLFKLNSDNKKVFRGGLEVLRQTGSDMTVINVLPTEEYLYGVVPGEIGAGSHVEALKAQAVAARTYTLNNLSKYSHLKFNLCTTTYSQVYKGYSVEDKATNKAIDDTKGEIVTYKGKPAAVFYFSSSGGKTEDVKNVWGSEDYPYLVSVDDPYESGKSWHYNWQVSYTAQKIGEIMTKRGYKLGNIQAVFITKRSEAGRATELVVKGANDQRIYTNGNTRSFLSLDSQWFDITTDSDVAVLKQDGSSSNTQLSGKKVMTSSGVKTISTSNNVSIISSNNTKKTVPAVPTTYIFTGKGWGHGIGMSQEGAKGMANAGLTYKEILTHYFTGTKVE is encoded by the coding sequence ATGTTGGGCGAATTTTGTCATAGGGATATTGAGTTTATGCAAGAAGAGTGTGTACATAAGGCTCGGTTATTTCATTTTAAAAATGCAATTTTCATTTTACTGCCGCTAATAATTTCATTTTTAATGTGCAATGTGTGTTGGGCATATTCAGGTGTGCCAGGGCAGGTAAGAATAGGACTGTATTTTAATGATGATAAAACTAAGCAATATACAGCGCTCTCAAGCTTTACCGTTGATAGTGAAAGTGGACTTCAGATAGGGAGTTATTCAGACAGTGGTTTTACAGTTCTTACTGAAGAAACGACAAATAATGCTATAATAATAAGAAAGGATGCCTTTTATGTAAATAATAAAGGTACTCTTACCGAATATAGCCCGGAATCAGCAGCAATACCTGATGGTGAGAAAATTGGAGCTTATCATGCCAATCTGGGAGGCAGCTATGACAGTTACTACGCAATGACTGCGCAGCTTGAAGAATACAAAAAAAATGGGATTGATGCATATCCGGTATTTTCAGATACATGGCAGATATGGAGCGGATTTTACTTGGATGAAAATGCTGCACAGGTGGCATTAGGAGGTATTGCAGACTATAGTGTTATTCCTCCTTCATCCAAGAGGATTGTTATTCTGTCTTCCGATGGCCAGGTAAAATTGATGTATGATAGCGTAAACGGAGCTTTTAGAGTTTATCCGCATGAAGGTGGTTCACCTTCTTTATTTAAGCTCAATAGCGACAATAAAAAGGTATTTCGTGGAGGGCTTGAGGTGTTAAGACAAACCGGAAGTGATATGACGGTTATAAATGTTTTACCTACTGAAGAATACCTTTATGGAGTTGTTCCCGGAGAAATAGGTGCAGGTTCACATGTTGAAGCACTGAAGGCACAAGCTGTTGCAGCTAGAACATATACACTTAATAATTTATCAAAATACAGCCATCTGAAATTTAATCTTTGTACAACAACCTATTCTCAGGTCTATAAAGGCTATAGTGTTGAAGATAAGGCAACAAATAAGGCTATCGATGATACAAAGGGAGAGATTGTTACATATAAAGGCAAACCGGCAGCGGTTTTTTATTTCAGTTCAAGTGGTGGTAAAACAGAGGATGTAAAGAATGTATGGGGTAGTGAGGATTATCCGTATCTGGTAAGCGTAGATGATCCATATGAATCGGGTAAGTCATGGCATTACAATTGGCAGGTATCTTATACTGCACAAAAAATTGGCGAAATAATGACCAAAAGAGGTTATAAACTTGGAAATATACAGGCTGTATTTATTACGAAAAGGTCGGAAGCAGGAAGGGCAACCGAACTTGTTGTTAAGGGAGCAAATGATCAGCGTATTTATACAAATGGCAATACCAGATCGTTTCTAAGCCTTGACAGCCAGTGGTTTGACATTACCACCGATTCTGACGTGGCTGTTTTGAAGCAGGATGGCAGCTCTTCAAATACTCAACTCTCAGGGAAAAAAGTTATGACTTCCTCAGGCGTGAAGACAATAAGTACCTCAAATAATGTTAGTATAATAAGTTCGAATAATACAAAAAAGACAGTACCTGCTGTTCCTACTACGTACATCTTTACAGGAAAAGGCTGGGGCCATGGAATTGGGATGAGTCAGGAAGGGGCAAAGGGTATGGCAAATGCAGGACTTACGTATAAGGAGATTCTAACACATTACTTTACAGGTACCAAGGTTGAATAG
- a CDS encoding aspartate-semialdehyde dehydrogenase, translated as MKKINLAVVGATGMVGRTFIKVLEERNLPIENIYFFSSSRSAGSKITFNGKEYTVEELTETSFDRGIDIALFSAGGSTSEKFSPIAASKGCVVVDNSSQWRMDPAVPLVVPEVNPQDIAWHKGIIANPNCSTIQAVVALKPLHDKYKIKRIVYSTYQAVSGAGMKGYSDLENGLKGEAPKKFPHPIAGNCLPHIDVFLPNGYTKEEEKMVNETRKILGDQNLRVTATTVRVPVYNGHSESINVEFEKQFDLDELKEALKNAPGLIVEDDPQNNVYPMALSASGKDETFVGRIRRDESVESGVNLWVVADNIRKGAATNAVQIAQELIKMWNK; from the coding sequence ATGAAGAAAATTAACTTGGCAGTTGTTGGAGCTACAGGAATGGTTGGTAGAACTTTTATAAAAGTATTGGAAGAAAGAAATTTACCTATTGAAAATATATATTTCTTTTCTTCAAGCCGTTCAGCAGGATCAAAAATTACTTTTAACGGAAAAGAATACACTGTAGAAGAGCTTACAGAAACTTCTTTCGACAGAGGCATTGACATTGCACTTTTCTCAGCTGGTGGAAGCACAAGCGAAAAATTTTCACCTATAGCTGCTTCAAAGGGATGTGTAGTTGTAGATAACAGCAGTCAATGGAGAATGGACCCGGCTGTTCCATTGGTAGTACCTGAAGTTAACCCACAGGACATCGCATGGCATAAAGGTATCATTGCAAATCCAAACTGTTCAACTATACAGGCAGTTGTAGCTTTAAAACCACTGCATGACAAATACAAGATCAAGAGAATAGTTTACTCAACATACCAGGCTGTTTCAGGAGCAGGTATGAAGGGTTATTCTGACCTTGAAAACGGACTTAAAGGTGAAGCTCCTAAGAAGTTCCCTCACCCTATTGCCGGAAACTGTCTGCCTCACATTGACGTATTCCTTCCAAACGGTTATACAAAGGAAGAGGAAAAAATGGTTAACGAGACAAGAAAGATTTTAGGAGACCAAAACTTAAGAGTTACTGCTACAACAGTTAGAGTACCTGTATATAACGGACACAGTGAATCAATTAACGTTGAGTTCGAAAAACAGTTCGATTTGGATGAATTAAAGGAAGCTTTAAAAAATGCTCCAGGCTTAATAGTAGAAGACGATCCACAAAACAATGTATATCCTATGGCTTTAAGTGCATCAGGTAAGGATGAAACTTTCGTAGGTAGAATCCGTCGTGATGAAAGTGTTGAAAGCGGAGTAAATCTATGGGTTGTTGCAGATAATATAAGAAAAGGTGCAGCTACAAATGCTGTTCAGATTGCTCAAGAACTCATTAAAATGTGGAATAAGTAA